Proteins from one Caldanaerovirga acetigignens genomic window:
- a CDS encoding glycosyltransferase, with translation MIDKLVKKLQKLKLENTPKDFLNLALLNVAVGNFEVSKLYLSEYMRLSGDSGEIIVSPCILQAIIDYKYHSKWMNYRRNRSQSEKKKFTVVASLCTGDVLEIGCGSGDLSSYISMYGNRVFGIDIDPVAVEIARFKVWHFGLSDCFFDVIDANTNDIPIPDSSFDTVVLAEVLEHVKDPLKVLMEAKRLCKSGGKIIVSVPNGYRILSPDYLHIFNLDVLKELLSEIGVNEDDINWDDRVPDEWILCWFNNKEDIKEKKGEDLAKYFLPPHPLEDLKDAGKVSIILPTYNGEKYIQESIDSILNQTYKNFEIIVVNDGSTDKTYEKLKPYIERGQIKYISQENKGKPCAINTALEFATGDYIWIFDDDDTALPRKLEVQMRHLIRKPHLDLIHTSSIYTDSSNTIPLLVWEPSEIEQNDLLKSLLHGCIFHGSTVLVKKEAFLKTGKYDERLIRAQDYDMWIRLVKNQCNVEKIFLPTVTYRQHNKVRGSKENPIPVEKIAEVTMEYERIIFEKVYNEIPLSEIFPELKEENCNSGLRVSALIERAYAMAKRRLFDYALNDLKEAFELAQKHYPVTITFRGIYFIKKFSEILTHIENEEIKNMVTYFSLLIGNYDVRNFGKKGKITLSLCLITKDEEKNIARCINSVKDIVDEIVVVDTGSKDKTVEIAQSLGAKVIHAKWEDDYSKARNIAIENATSDWILFLDADEEIKKEDVGKIQPLLNDDTVEAYMFKIVNYGGASVSNNLTEVHYNFRLFRNNGKLKYIYPIHENLRNVEENRPPIFKNADVTILHYGYLSEVRAEKNKTKRYINMLLQYLMKHPEDKFQHGNLGVEYYNAGDYKKALKHLITAVKGIDLNSFSAPRLLRYLIQTYTILKDYDTALKLINDAKAYYQDIPDFKFLEGMLYIEQKRYKKAIEMFKECIEMGEYQGLHVTMGGTGSYRARHMIAYCYERLGKLHDAVREYIEILKTYPNYRDVFIKLFDIFVRNEKPESVKGFFNKYVDQKNPYNFAILAKLYMNVGRFDVAKEYLDEIKMDIAGLNTLKGIVYLGLKDYNRAMEFFESEHEKAKNDSIYHKILCCLVMNDIENAKKALWELEDSADKKLFLTIFGEFKAAYDEVKDSYFGLLEKLISFGEFDLFNEILKLYTPLFTREDYVRYGRMMESKSFYEPAITAYIKAADLYAEDPHIYRFLAERALEQNLFDDALIFAARAFNLDRRDVDNYTLMYKIYKNMGRNDEAEGVKKSIKEIYPEIDLEELV, from the coding sequence TTGATAGACAAATTAGTAAAAAAGCTACAAAAATTGAAGTTGGAGAATACTCCTAAAGATTTTCTTAATCTTGCATTATTAAACGTAGCTGTGGGAAACTTTGAAGTTTCTAAGCTATATTTGAGTGAATATATGAGGTTATCTGGAGATAGTGGGGAAATTATCGTCTCACCATGTATTTTACAGGCAATTATTGATTATAAATATCATTCTAAATGGATGAACTATAGGCGTAATCGGAGTCAAAGTGAGAAGAAAAAATTTACTGTTGTAGCGTCTCTATGTACTGGTGATGTTCTTGAGATTGGTTGTGGCAGTGGAGACTTATCATCTTATATTTCAATGTATGGCAACAGAGTATTTGGTATAGATATAGACCCTGTAGCTGTTGAAATAGCAAGATTTAAGGTTTGGCATTTTGGTTTAAGCGACTGCTTTTTTGATGTAATTGATGCAAATACAAATGACATTCCTATACCGGATAGTTCTTTTGATACAGTTGTTTTAGCGGAAGTGCTAGAACATGTAAAAGATCCACTAAAAGTTTTAATGGAGGCTAAGCGCCTTTGTAAAAGTGGAGGAAAAATTATTGTAAGTGTGCCCAATGGCTATAGAATTCTTTCGCCTGATTATTTGCACATTTTCAATTTAGATGTATTGAAAGAACTATTAAGCGAAATAGGAGTAAATGAGGACGATATAAATTGGGATGATAGAGTGCCCGATGAGTGGATATTGTGTTGGTTTAATAATAAAGAGGACATTAAAGAAAAAAAGGGTGAAGACTTAGCAAAATATTTTTTACCGCCTCATCCTCTTGAAGATTTAAAGGACGCGGGGAAGGTTTCTATCATATTGCCAACATATAATGGTGAAAAGTACATCCAGGAATCCATCGACAGCATATTGAACCAAACCTATAAAAATTTCGAAATAATAGTGGTAAATGACGGTTCTACCGATAAAACTTACGAAAAATTAAAGCCGTATATAGAAAGAGGACAGATAAAATACATATCTCAAGAAAATAAAGGCAAACCCTGTGCTATTAACACAGCTTTAGAGTTTGCGACAGGTGATTATATCTGGATTTTTGATGATGACGATACGGCATTACCGCGCAAATTGGAAGTGCAGATGAGGCATCTTATCAGAAAACCCCATTTAGATTTGATACATACTTCGTCGATTTACACGGATTCAAGTAATACAATTCCTCTACTCGTATGGGAGCCTTCAGAAATTGAGCAGAATGACCTATTGAAAAGCTTGCTGCACGGATGCATTTTTCACGGAAGTACGGTTTTGGTCAAAAAAGAAGCCTTTTTAAAAACTGGAAAATATGACGAACGATTAATAAGAGCTCAAGATTATGATATGTGGATAAGGCTTGTAAAAAATCAATGCAATGTTGAGAAAATATTTTTGCCTACTGTCACGTACAGGCAGCACAATAAGGTGAGAGGTTCTAAAGAAAATCCTATTCCGGTAGAAAAGATTGCCGAAGTTACTATGGAATATGAAAGAATTATCTTTGAAAAAGTTTATAACGAGATACCGCTTTCCGAGATTTTTCCCGAATTAAAAGAAGAAAACTGCAATAGCGGTTTGAGGGTTTCCGCTTTAATTGAAAGAGCCTATGCAATGGCAAAAAGAAGATTGTTCGATTATGCGCTAAATGACCTGAAAGAAGCCTTCGAACTGGCGCAAAAACATTATCCGGTGACCATAACTTTTCGAGGAATATATTTTATTAAAAAATTCAGCGAAATACTAACGCATATTGAAAACGAAGAGATTAAAAACATGGTGACATATTTTTCTCTTTTAATTGGAAATTACGATGTAAGAAATTTTGGTAAAAAGGGGAAAATTACTCTTTCTCTTTGCCTCATCACAAAGGACGAAGAAAAAAACATAGCGCGCTGCATAAACAGCGTCAAGGACATCGTAGACGAAATAGTGGTCGTGGATACGGGTTCTAAAGATAAAACGGTGGAAATCGCACAAAGCCTCGGCGCAAAGGTTATCCATGCGAAATGGGAAGATGATTACAGCAAGGCAAGAAATATTGCAATCGAGAACGCTACGTCGGATTGGATATTGTTCCTTGATGCTGATGAGGAGATTAAAAAGGAGGATGTAGGAAAAATACAGCCGCTTCTCAATGACGATACTGTGGAAGCGTACATGTTCAAAATAGTAAACTACGGTGGAGCGAGCGTTTCAAACAACCTTACCGAAGTACATTACAACTTTAGGCTATTCAGGAATAACGGCAAGCTAAAATACATATATCCGATACACGAAAATTTGAGAAATGTAGAAGAAAACCGCCCCCCTATATTTAAAAATGCGGATGTGACGATCCTTCATTACGGCTATCTCAGCGAAGTACGAGCCGAAAAAAATAAGACCAAAAGGTATATAAATATGCTTCTACAGTATCTAATGAAGCATCCCGAAGACAAATTTCAACATGGGAACCTAGGAGTAGAATATTATAATGCTGGCGACTATAAAAAAGCATTGAAGCACTTGATTACTGCTGTAAAGGGAATAGATTTGAATTCATTTTCTGCTCCCAGGCTTTTGAGGTATTTGATACAGACTTATACAATTCTTAAAGACTACGATACAGCATTAAAATTAATAAATGATGCGAAAGCTTATTACCAGGACATACCTGATTTCAAATTCCTCGAAGGAATGCTTTACATTGAACAAAAAAGGTATAAAAAAGCTATCGAAATGTTCAAAGAATGCATTGAAATGGGGGAATACCAAGGTCTACACGTTACGATGGGTGGGACAGGCAGTTATAGAGCTAGGCACATGATTGCATATTGCTATGAAAGGCTTGGCAAGCTTCACGATGCGGTAAGGGAGTATATAGAGATCTTGAAGACCTATCCAAATTATCGAGATGTTTTTATTAAGCTATTCGATATATTTGTCCGCAACGAGAAGCCGGAGAGTGTAAAAGGATTTTTTAATAAATACGTAGACCAGAAAAACCCTTACAACTTTGCAATACTAGCAAAGCTCTACATGAATGTAGGAAGATTTGATGTTGCTAAGGAATATTTAGATGAGATAAAAATGGATATAGCGGGTCTAAATACATTGAAGGGGATAGTGTATCTGGGGTTGAAAGATTATAATAGGGCAATGGAATTCTTCGAATCAGAGCACGAAAAAGCTAAAAATGATTCGATTTATCATAAGATATTGTGTTGTTTGGTTATGAACGATATTGAAAATGCGAAAAAAGCTCTATGGGAACTCGAAGATTCAGCAGATAAGAAGCTTTTCCTTACTATTTTTGGAGAATTTAAAGCAGCTTATGACGAAGTTAAAGACAGCTACTTTGGTCTTCTTGAGAAACTAATTAGTTTTGGTGAATTCGATTTATTTAATGAGATTTTGAAGCTATATACGCCGCTATTTACCAGAGAGGATTACGTAAGGTACGGACGAATGATGGAAAGCAAAAGTTTTTATGAACCCGCAATAACAGCGTATATAAAGGCGGCGGATCTTTATGCCGAAGATCCTCATATCTATAGATTCCTCGCCGAAAGAGCGCTAGAACAAAACTTATTTGATGATGCTCTTATCTTTGCTGCTAGGGCATTCAACCTGGACAGAAGAGATGTCGATAATTACACGTTGATGTATAAGATATATAAGAATATGGGACGAAATGATGAAGCTGAAGGGGTAAAGAAATCGATTAAAGAGATTTATCCGGAAATTGACCTAGAAGAGTTAGTATGA